One region of Pseudomonas alvandae genomic DNA includes:
- a CDS encoding amino acid synthesis family protein: MSLVMVRKIKLDIEEIFHEGGPRISTPLRIAVATAVVANPYAGRYEEDLLPFMQELRGLGAQLSEQLIQALGGASQVQAYGKGAIVGEDGELEHGAVWHEAGGWAMREALGNPKAIVPAGKTIGGPGCRVMIPLGHIQAAYVRSHFGVAEMTVWDGPRRGEIAFGLAMATGGRIHARLGGLSAAEVKGEDGLR; this comes from the coding sequence ATGTCGCTGGTGATGGTTCGTAAGATCAAACTGGACATCGAAGAAATATTCCACGAGGGAGGCCCCCGTATATCAACACCATTACGCATCGCGGTCGCTACCGCTGTGGTCGCCAATCCCTACGCCGGCAGATATGAAGAAGACCTGCTGCCCTTCATGCAGGAGCTCAGGGGATTAGGCGCACAACTGTCGGAGCAATTGATCCAGGCGCTGGGCGGTGCCTCGCAAGTGCAGGCTTATGGCAAGGGCGCAATTGTTGGTGAAGACGGCGAACTGGAGCACGGTGCGGTCTGGCACGAAGCCGGGGGTTGGGCGATGCGTGAAGCATTGGGCAACCCCAAGGCAATCGTTCCAGCGGGCAAGACTATCGGTGGCCCTGGTTGCCGGGTGATGATTCCGCTGGGACATATCCAGGCAGCTTATGTCCGCAGTCATTTTGGTGTGGCGGAAATGACCGTGTGGGATGGTCCTCGCCGTGGCGAAATCGCTTTTGGCCTGGCCATGGCCACCGGCGGCAGGATTCATGCGCGGCTGGGCGGCCTGAGTGCTGCCGAAGTGAAGGGCGAAGACGGGTTACGTTGA
- a CDS encoding alcohol dehydrogenase catalytic domain-containing protein has product MTAKTMRAARLYEGGKPMVIEQLPVPGIRPTEVLVKIKACGIVPNLHNILTNWVKWFPQNPLPKLPATFGLDPTGVIEAVGEQVYDFKVGDRVYVNPGRHCGSCRSCRAGNTIACTAYTFNGYFGFTPKSPRMFEDYPYGGLCEYIPAPQYSLVKLPDNLSFETAARLGYLGTAYKAMLKANVGPGTTLLINGISGTLGLGAVALALAMGVRKILGTARNQELFQRVKDLAAPGRIEIHTLGTLPINEWVSEITNGEGVDVVIDALGPGAPHETLTQALKSIHRGGHLVNIGAIAGDVPIDLHWIMDNDIQISGSAWFTAGQGQAMADMVESGTLDLSFFENTAFSLEKVNDAITGIENRHGGFSNYVICP; this is encoded by the coding sequence ATGACTGCAAAAACGATGCGCGCCGCACGCCTGTATGAAGGCGGCAAACCCATGGTCATCGAGCAGTTGCCCGTACCGGGCATTCGTCCAACTGAAGTGCTCGTCAAGATCAAGGCCTGCGGAATCGTCCCCAACCTCCATAACATCCTGACCAACTGGGTTAAATGGTTCCCCCAAAATCCTCTGCCGAAACTGCCGGCGACCTTCGGCCTTGACCCAACGGGAGTCATCGAGGCAGTTGGCGAACAGGTCTACGACTTCAAGGTTGGTGACCGGGTCTACGTCAATCCAGGCCGCCACTGCGGTTCCTGCCGGTCTTGTCGTGCGGGCAATACCATCGCCTGCACGGCGTACACCTTCAATGGCTATTTCGGCTTCACACCAAAAAGCCCGCGCATGTTCGAAGACTATCCCTACGGTGGCCTTTGCGAGTACATCCCTGCGCCGCAATACAGTCTGGTGAAACTGCCCGATAACCTCAGCTTCGAGACGGCCGCGCGACTGGGCTACCTGGGTACCGCCTACAAGGCAATGCTCAAGGCCAATGTCGGGCCTGGCACCACCCTGCTGATCAATGGCATCAGTGGCACGCTCGGCTTGGGCGCAGTGGCACTGGCGCTGGCGATGGGCGTGCGTAAGATTCTCGGCACGGCCCGCAACCAGGAGCTCTTCCAGCGGGTGAAAGACCTCGCCGCGCCAGGTCGGATTGAAATCCACACCTTGGGCACGCTGCCGATCAACGAGTGGGTCAGTGAAATCACCAATGGTGAAGGCGTTGATGTGGTGATCGATGCTCTGGGTCCAGGTGCGCCACACGAGACCCTGACCCAAGCCCTCAAGTCCATCCACCGCGGCGGGCATCTGGTCAACATCGGTGCCATCGCCGGTGACGTCCCGATCGATCTGCACTGGATCATGGACAACGACATCCAGATCAGCGGTTCGGCCTGGTTCACCGCTGGGCAAGGACAAGCCATGGCGGACATGGTGGAATCTGGCACGCTGGATCTTTCATTCTTTGAAAACACCGCTTTCAGCCTGGAAAAAGTGAACGACGCGATTACCGGTATCGAAAATCGACATGGCGGCTTCAGCAATTACGTCATCTGCCCCTGA
- a CDS encoding TetR/AcrR family transcriptional regulator, giving the protein MFTAEAYRGYETIRAQALELFVNKGFGQVSMRELARHVGLAPGSLYNHFPSKQALLFDLIEEIYEELYLLVKPARQGVDKVRSLSSLIVAHLRLHRRRPQHFRLALHGFVYLDDAQQQRIVNKRKLYESAFITTAFNATFLAKDTSSVAVQAIIQFLNYLPGWLDDGHLNDEACALLVEQFVTGALRECSKSAIQKIPAPAP; this is encoded by the coding sequence ATGTTTACAGCTGAAGCTTATAGGGGGTACGAAACTATACGTGCTCAAGCTTTAGAGCTCTTCGTTAACAAGGGATTCGGCCAAGTTAGCATGCGGGAATTGGCTCGCCATGTGGGCCTTGCTCCGGGCTCACTGTACAACCACTTCCCTAGCAAGCAAGCGTTGTTATTCGATCTAATCGAGGAAATTTATGAAGAGCTCTATCTGCTTGTTAAACCTGCGCGTCAAGGAGTTGACAAAGTTCGTTCTCTGTCGAGTCTAATCGTTGCACATCTGCGCTTGCACCGACGGCGCCCGCAGCACTTTCGACTAGCGCTACATGGCTTTGTTTATCTAGATGACGCTCAGCAGCAACGGATCGTCAACAAGCGCAAATTATATGAAAGCGCCTTTATTACTACAGCATTCAACGCAACTTTTCTGGCCAAAGACACAAGCTCGGTGGCTGTGCAGGCCATTATACAATTTCTCAATTACCTACCGGGCTGGCTGGATGATGGTCATCTAAATGACGAGGCATGCGCACTTCTTGTCGAGCAATTTGTCACAGGAGCACTCCGCGAATGCTCAAAGTCAGCCATCCAAAAAATCCCTGCTCCCGCTCCTTGA
- a CDS encoding 3-hydroxyacyl-CoA dehydrogenase NAD-binding domain-containing protein: MTLRQIAVIGAGTMGSGIAQTCAAAGHDLLLIDISEQALERGLHAMQKNLDRQVGKGTLTCQQATDTLQRIRTSTHHTDLNDRDMVIEAATENFALKCSILQQIATHVRPDCLIASNTSSLSITELATSINRPERFMGIHFFNPVPVMGLVELIRGLQTSDTTCFIAQALAEQLGKTAIHTQNRPGFIVNRILIPMINEAIFVLQENGDAQAIDASMRLGCNQPIGPLALADLIGLDTVLAILESLQTGFGDPKYRAAPLLREFVAAGFLGKKSGRGFHVYS, encoded by the coding sequence ATGACCCTACGTCAGATTGCGGTGATCGGCGCCGGTACGATGGGCAGCGGAATCGCCCAGACGTGCGCGGCAGCCGGCCACGACCTATTGCTCATCGATATCAGCGAACAGGCACTGGAGCGAGGCCTGCACGCAATGCAGAAGAATTTGGACCGGCAAGTGGGCAAAGGGACCCTCACCTGTCAGCAAGCCACCGACACGCTACAACGCATCCGCACCTCGACTCATCACACCGATCTGAACGATAGGGATATGGTGATTGAGGCAGCCACGGAAAACTTTGCCCTCAAGTGCTCAATCCTACAACAGATCGCCACCCACGTTCGCCCGGACTGTCTGATCGCAAGCAACACCTCATCGCTGTCGATCACAGAACTGGCAACCAGCATCAACCGCCCGGAACGCTTCATGGGTATTCATTTCTTCAACCCGGTGCCCGTCATGGGGTTGGTGGAGCTAATCCGTGGTTTGCAAACCAGCGACACGACCTGTTTCATCGCCCAGGCATTGGCCGAACAGCTAGGAAAAACCGCGATCCATACTCAAAATCGCCCGGGATTCATAGTTAATCGAATCCTCATTCCGATGATCAACGAAGCCATCTTCGTCCTTCAGGAAAATGGCGATGCTCAAGCAATCGATGCCAGCATGCGATTGGGGTGCAATCAGCCGATCGGGCCTTTGGCATTGGCCGATCTGATTGGATTGGATACCGTGCTGGCCATTCTGGAAAGCTTGCAAACTGGTTTTGGTGACCCGAAATACCGTGCCGCACCTTTACTTAGGGAGTTTGTCGCTGCGGGCTTCTTAGGCAAAAAATCGGGACGAGGTTTTCATGTTTACAGCTGA
- a CDS encoding cupin domain-containing protein, producing MKIRRVVTGLDAAGQSVFISDDAAPRACSFESIPGHAMAHLWSTGSTAGTSVAQQDPTLGHPSLVPGPGETSLAIYDFPPDTVMQNPTDVGQMIEELGGALPGLFECFEPDHPGMHTTPTIDYGILLQGELWLELDNGEQKLIRPGDVVIQRGTRHAWRNKSDQVARALFVMIGAKRD from the coding sequence ATGAAAATCCGAAGAGTCGTCACGGGCCTGGATGCCGCAGGCCAATCCGTATTTATCAGCGATGACGCTGCTCCACGCGCGTGCTCCTTTGAATCCATTCCCGGCCATGCCATGGCGCACCTGTGGTCCACCGGATCAACGGCCGGAACGTCCGTCGCACAGCAGGACCCCACCCTGGGGCACCCCTCCCTGGTGCCCGGGCCGGGCGAAACCAGCCTGGCAATCTATGATTTTCCGCCGGACACCGTGATGCAGAACCCGACGGATGTCGGACAGATGATCGAGGAATTGGGCGGTGCCCTGCCCGGCTTGTTCGAATGCTTTGAACCGGACCATCCGGGCATGCACACGACCCCGACCATCGACTACGGCATTCTGCTCCAGGGTGAACTCTGGCTGGAGCTGGACAATGGAGAACAAAAACTGATCCGGCCCGGCGACGTTGTCATCCAGCGCGGAACCCGCCACGCATGGCGTAACAAAAGCGATCAAGTCGCCCGAGCACTGTTTGTGATGATCGGTGCAAAACGCGACTAG